CCTGGAAGCCGTAGCGGCGCGCCACGTCGCGCCAGGCGCGCATCACGTGCGTGCGGACGGCGAGGTCGTCGGGGAAGAAGTCCCGGAAACCGGGGAGTGCGTTGAAGTTCGACATGGGGCGGAATCTACCGCGTGCCGTGCGCCCGCAGCAACCGGTGGGCGGCTCTACGCGGCGCGCCTGGCGGTGGCGGCGGCGCTCCGCAACGCCGTCACGAGCTGCCCGACCGCCCGGATCACGCGCTCGTCGCCCTCGCGCAGCAGCGCGGCGAGGATGTGCTTGCAGATCTGCTCGCGCCACAGGTGGTCGCCGCAGTCGCAGCGGGGGTGGTTGGGCGTGCGCAGGTCCACCCAGTGCGGCTCGCTGCCGCCGCGCACCGCGTACCGCCCCGGCCCCACGCCCATCACCTCCA
This is a stretch of genomic DNA from Longimicrobium sp.. It encodes these proteins:
- a CDS encoding SWIM zinc finger family protein; protein product: MTRSLIDIPRAGGVDLSRLERGVGLEVMGVGPGRYAVRGGSEPHWVDLRTPNHPRCDCGDHLWREQICKHILAALLREGDERVIRAVGQLVTALRSAAATARRAA